From a region of the Hominilimicola fabiformis genome:
- a CDS encoding phage minor head protein, with the protein MFTFRKARRIFEKIRKPDRSKKGENALQRIRNMLNKYETPITLALLFLWDDYNIDEETADEVMSGNESVEDVHAPFDSNLRDFENETLTPTLEHIGEERFETAYEDNKDLISINTEISDDDNENNEDSQFDYSAFYTKWCDERAGNLIANINDTQRENVKSIINTALQQGDTPYFAARRIKDTVGLTERQLNQNTRYYENMRNTLRENNPKLTDYEINSRAAKAARRMADKQRTKRAKDIARTEIVTAHNQATRAYIQWAIEHRYMQNVYRRWVTSNNDNVCPICVALNGQAVPFDKPYNVPSDIKYNGPEIMAPPVHTNCCCGEEFFTGDNNKIPSVPNKWDSMSEAEKKACVNYYADKSQYAEYKKQLGTENVPKTLEDFQKLKYNNKEEWDKLKAAYRVTKSERSGYKYSTDGTFIATNHRKGGSVPRQLKPYAVLDLEKSDGHIERTIYDKDGYMVKQIHPTDHGNPKQHPYGKNGEHIHTYKWKDGTLEERRTRDITDSERKVNGDIL; encoded by the coding sequence ATGTTTACATTCAGAAAAGCAAGGAGAATATTTGAAAAAATACGCAAACCCGATAGAAGTAAAAAAGGTGAAAATGCGCTACAACGTATTCGTAATATGTTGAATAAATACGAAACTCCGATAACATTGGCATTATTATTTTTATGGGATGACTATAACATAGATGAAGAAACAGCAGATGAAGTCATGAGCGGTAATGAGAGCGTAGAAGATGTACATGCACCGTTTGATTCCAATCTGCGTGATTTTGAAAATGAAACATTGACACCAACCTTAGAGCATATTGGCGAAGAAAGATTTGAAACCGCATATGAAGATAATAAAGACTTGATAAGTATCAATACCGAAATATCAGATGATGATAACGAAAATAATGAAGATAGTCAGTTTGATTATTCTGCATTTTACACCAAATGGTGTGATGAAAGAGCGGGTAATCTTATTGCAAATATCAATGATACACAGAGAGAAAATGTTAAAAGCATTATAAATACTGCATTACAACAAGGTGATACACCGTATTTTGCCGCCCGTAGAATAAAAGATACGGTAGGATTAACAGAGCGACAGCTTAATCAGAATACCCGCTATTATGAAAATATGCGGAATACTCTGCGTGAGAATAATCCTAAATTAACTGATTATGAAATTAACAGCAGAGCTGCAAAGGCGGCAAGACGGATGGCAGACAAACAACGGACCAAACGGGCAAAAGATATAGCACGAACTGAAATTGTTACAGCACATAATCAGGCAACCAGAGCGTACATACAATGGGCGATAGAACATAGATATATGCAGAATGTATATAGACGTTGGGTAACATCAAACAATGACAATGTTTGCCCGATTTGCGTTGCATTGAACGGACAGGCAGTACCATTTGATAAACCATATAATGTACCGTCCGATATTAAATATAACGGTCCTGAGATAATGGCACCGCCGGTACATACAAATTGTTGTTGTGGCGAAGAATTTTTCACAGGTGACAATAATAAAATACCGAGTGTTCCAAACAAATGGGACAGTATGAGCGAGGCGGAAAAGAAAGCATGTGTTAATTATTATGCCGATAAATCGCAATATGCAGAATATAAAAAACAGCTTGGGACTGAAAATGTCCCTAAAACTCTTGAAGATTTCCAAAAATTAAAGTATAATAATAAAGAGGAATGGGACAAATTAAAGGCTGCATATAGAGTTACAAAGTCTGAACGAAGTGGCTATAAATATTCGACTGATGGAACATTTATAGCAACCAACCATAGAAAAGGTGGCTCTGTTCCAAGACAATTAAAGCCATATGCAGTGTTAGATTTAGAAAAATCGGATGGACATATAGAACGTACAATATATGACAAAGACGGATATATGGTAAAACAAATTCATCCTACGGATCACGGCAATCCAAAACAACATCCATATGGTAAAAACGGAGAACATATTCATACATACAAGTGGAAAGACGGAACTTTGGAAGAACGAAGAACTCGAGACATAACGGATTCAGAAAGAAAGGTCAATGGTGATATTTTATGA
- a CDS encoding phage terminase small subunit-related protein, with translation MARVPNEKAAKAEAMYHDGMKLVDIARKLDVPPGTVRRWKSTYHWDGNSKKKQNERSDNKSERSDKSETRHRGGQIGNNNALKNATYASEYWKNISDEERAMMADMPTDEEFMLIETLKLATLRERRYMALLARYNELLKNSPDGMILKEDIRVLTKESNAFGKCVSSKQHQTVTAQQTKVDAVEQMQIIESELTRVQKLKIKTLESLAKIRAGKATDGDSELIDDWIKAVEGCEDDD, from the coding sequence GTGGCACGAGTGCCTAATGAAAAAGCAGCGAAAGCAGAGGCTATGTATCATGACGGTATGAAACTCGTGGATATAGCAAGAAAACTTGACGTGCCGCCGGGTACTGTCCGAAGATGGAAAAGTACATACCATTGGGATGGAAATTCTAAAAAAAAACAAAACGAGCGTTCGGATAATAAAAGCGAACGTTCGGATAAATCAGAAACACGTCATAGAGGTGGTCAGATAGGTAATAACAATGCATTGAAAAATGCAACCTATGCCAGTGAATATTGGAAGAATATCAGTGATGAAGAACGTGCAATGATGGCAGATATGCCGACAGATGAAGAATTTATGTTAATTGAAACATTGAAATTGGCTACTTTGCGAGAGCGGCGTTATATGGCATTATTGGCACGATATAATGAATTGTTGAAAAATTCGCCTGATGGAATGATTTTGAAAGAAGATATACGGGTGTTGACTAAAGAAAGTAACGCATTCGGAAAATGTGTCAGTAGCAAACAACATCAAACGGTTACGGCACAACAAACAAAGGTTGATGCAGTAGAACAAATGCAAATAATAGAATCCGAATTGACTCGGGTGCAAAAGTTGAAAATCAAAACACTTGAATCATTGGCTAAAATTCGAGCAGGAAAGGCAACGGACGGTGACAGTGAATTAATAGATGATTGGATAAAAGCAGTAGAGGGGTGTGAGGATGATGACTAA
- a CDS encoding LysM peptidoglycan-binding domain-containing protein has product MRNCESIIFIIEKGTHDVLSIPWTPQKIKFRSGGQNFAEYDIMDLGTIQEPTGTGVRSIRWDDGILPGRMQANMPWQNGAWQPPVNFQGMFSMWKANKTVLTILITGTPICMDVHLSDYDITYQDGFGSYHYYIEFTDCVKPTFTVTNTEPDSADGTDRDKDPAPAIYTIVENDTLWGIAQCYLGDGLRWEEIYELNKDVIEDTAKQHGFSSSERGWWIFPGTVIKIPGTSSGDNSAGATVELNNAPIYVSSDAESIAGRVTGTYYLYDGKEILGRYRITDKSSDVGRTPVGEYVIGWLPKEYI; this is encoded by the coding sequence ATGAGAAATTGTGAGAGTATAATTTTTATAATTGAAAAGGGTACACATGACGTTTTATCAATACCGTGGACACCACAAAAAATAAAATTCCGTTCGGGTGGACAAAATTTTGCCGAATATGACATAATGGACCTTGGTACTATTCAAGAGCCTACTGGTACAGGTGTACGTTCGATTCGGTGGGATGATGGTATATTACCCGGTAGAATGCAAGCAAATATGCCTTGGCAAAATGGTGCTTGGCAACCGCCTGTCAATTTTCAAGGTATGTTTTCAATGTGGAAAGCTAATAAAACGGTACTTACGATTTTGATAACAGGTACACCGATTTGTATGGATGTACATCTTTCGGATTATGATATTACATATCAAGACGGATTTGGCAGTTATCATTATTATATAGAGTTTACAGACTGCGTTAAACCGACATTTACCGTTACAAATACCGAACCTGATTCTGCTGATGGAACGGACAGAGATAAAGACCCTGCACCTGCAATATATACCATAGTTGAAAATGATACATTATGGGGCATCGCACAATGTTATCTCGGTGACGGGTTGCGTTGGGAAGAAATTTATGAGTTAAACAAAGATGTAATCGAGGACACCGCAAAACAGCATGGTTTTAGTAGCTCGGAAAGAGGTTGGTGGATATTCCCCGGTACCGTTATTAAAATTCCAGGAACATCTTCTGGTGATAACTCTGCCGGTGCAACAGTCGAACTTAACAATGCACCGATATATGTTTCGTCTGATGCGGAAAGTATTGCAGGCAGAGTGACAGGAACATATTATTTGTATGACGGAAAAGAAATTCTCGGCCGATATAGGATAACAGATAAATCTTCTGATGTAGGACGTACACCAGTTGGTGAATATGTCATTGGTTGGCTACCTAAAGAGTACATATAG
- a CDS encoding queuosine precursor transporter, producing the protein MKKNTFNLTLLTGIFCLGLITSNLFGGKLISVLGLTVAGAIVTYPLTFLTTDIIGEIWGKKEANDCVKVGIIVQIGFLILGYLSLKIPTLSQTTHLQECLTAVLNQGTRMTFASLGAFAVSQTMDVISFHWLKNKTNGKYKWLRNNASTMSSQLIDTVIFIAIAFYGVVDNIILMIFAQYLIKLILAALDTPFFYFFTRRRKCKN; encoded by the coding sequence ATGAAAAAGAATACATTTAATTTAACACTATTAACAGGAATATTTTGCTTAGGGCTTATAACGTCCAACTTATTCGGTGGTAAGCTTATAAGCGTCTTAGGATTAACCGTTGCGGGTGCGATAGTAACATATCCACTCACATTCTTGACAACTGATATTATCGGTGAAATATGGGGAAAGAAAGAGGCGAACGATTGCGTTAAAGTAGGTATAATTGTTCAAATCGGCTTTTTGATATTAGGGTATTTATCATTGAAAATACCGACATTATCGCAAACAACTCATTTGCAAGAGTGTTTGACAGCAGTATTAAATCAAGGAACAAGAATGACGTTCGCAAGCCTTGGAGCATTTGCAGTAAGTCAGACAATGGATGTTATTTCATTTCATTGGTTAAAGAATAAGACGAACGGAAAGTATAAATGGTTAAGAAACAATGCAAGTACAATGAGCAGTCAACTTATAGATACTGTTATCTTCATAGCTATAGCTTTTTACGGTGTAGTTGATAATATAATACTTATGATATTTGCTCAATACTTAATTAAATTGATTTTAGCGGCATTAGATACGCCGTTTTTTTATTTCTTCACAAGACGAAGAAAATGCAAAAATTAA
- a CDS encoding PBECR2 nuclease fold domain-containing protein gives MAYSFSELIKPKQTVVKVKLSCNVLKYNHNHDKNGRFCSGNDGGKVDNSQDDAIIHDRGGRVSEINKLGKINTHLLEQEFGSLKTDEIIVTNERITHIKERHPEDYELFKKYGSDTVENPDEIIKDCKNKNTVFMIKKLENTNLNVVSKLSLTSDTKNLKNSVMTFYRIRSKNLSKLERKNKLLYKKE, from the coding sequence ATGGCATATTCATTTAGTGAACTTATAAAGCCAAAGCAAACGGTTGTAAAAGTAAAGTTATCATGCAATGTTTTAAAGTATAATCATAATCATGATAAGAATGGAAGATTTTGCTCCGGTAATGATGGAGGAAAAGTTGACAATTCTCAAGATGATGCTATAATACATGATAGAGGTGGTAGAGTGTCTGAGATAAATAAACTTGGTAAAATTAATACTCATCTGTTGGAGCAAGAATTCGGCTCGTTGAAAACCGATGAGATTATCGTTACCAATGAGCGTATAACTCATATTAAAGAGCGACATCCTGAAGATTACGAATTGTTTAAAAAGTATGGAAGTGATACGGTTGAGAATCCTGATGAAATTATCAAAGACTGCAAGAATAAGAACACTGTATTTATGATAAAGAAGTTGGAAAATACAAACTTAAATGTGGTAAGTAAACTATCTTTAACATCGGATACTAAGAATTTAAAAAATTCAGTAATGACATTTTACAGAATTCGTTCGAAGAATTTAAGTAAATTAGAAAGAAAAAATAAATTACTTTACAAAAAGGAATAA
- a CDS encoding ParB N-terminal domain-containing protein, whose protein sequence is MESTIVMRSVSALKCYENNPRHNENAVEKVAESIKEFGFLVPIVIDTNDMIIAGETRLKASKLLQLDKVPCIIADKLTDEQIKAFRLIENKTSEFATWDFEKLQEELKAIDIDIGLYNFPELDDVELNVSDDDFLKDTEIVREHHNKTTTCPKCGEVFEI, encoded by the coding sequence ATGGAAAGTACGATAGTTATGCGCAGTGTCAGTGCATTAAAATGTTATGAAAACAATCCAAGACACAATGAAAATGCGGTTGAAAAAGTGGCAGAATCAATTAAAGAGTTCGGTTTTTTAGTGCCAATAGTAATTGATACGAATGACATGATTATAGCGGGAGAAACCCGTTTAAAAGCGTCTAAACTGTTACAACTTGACAAAGTACCATGTATTATAGCAGATAAACTCACAGATGAGCAAATAAAAGCATTTCGATTGATTGAAAATAAAACATCTGAATTTGCAACATGGGATTTTGAAAAGCTGCAGGAAGAACTAAAGGCTATTGACATAGACATTGGACTGTATAATTTCCCAGAATTAGATGATGTAGAATTAAATGTTTCCGATGATGATTTTTTAAAGGATACGGAAATAGTGAGGGAACATCATAATAAGACAACAACGTGCCCTAAATGCGGCGAGGTGTTTGAAATATGA
- a CDS encoding phage tail assembly chaperone — MVNKENTNVTGLESSTNFEQDEKSIVKALLEAADYKTGNEDNTKKIFVKKQSGEPLFSFRIRGLSQSEIQAAAKKATKQISNPAGPKYPKISGERSTTEYHNNLIYTATVDEDKQRIWGNNDIKQKFNIFDEADCVDILLNAGTKSKIVEEVLKLSGFDGEDVVDEEDYIKN; from the coding sequence ATGGTAAATAAAGAAAATACAAATGTAACAGGTCTTGAGTCTTCAACAAATTTTGAACAAGACGAAAAGAGTATTGTTAAGGCATTGCTTGAAGCGGCAGATTATAAAACAGGCAACGAAGATAATACAAAAAAAATATTTGTAAAAAAGCAAAGTGGTGAGCCACTATTTTCATTTAGAATAAGAGGATTATCACAAAGCGAAATACAAGCGGCGGCAAAAAAGGCAACAAAGCAAATTTCTAATCCAGCAGGTCCGAAATATCCTAAAATTTCGGGTGAAAGAAGTACAACGGAATATCATAATAATCTGATTTATACAGCTACGGTTGATGAAGATAAACAGAGAATTTGGGGTAACAATGACATAAAGCAGAAATTCAATATCTTTGATGAGGCTGACTGTGTCGATATTCTGCTTAATGCAGGCACAAAGTCAAAAATAGTTGAAGAAGTTCTTAAACTCAGCGGATTTGACGGTGAGGATGTCGTTGACGAAGAAGACTACATAAAAAACTGA
- a CDS encoding phage tail sheath subtilisin-like domain-containing protein has protein sequence MGYVYEDGKEYPRAGVYRRSSNGNVNNAVASALDGIGALPIKSDWGPLNEVTIHEIGTSDVTMKNTYGTGGTMSVAEAYMDGGLDKLYLVRLGTGGKSGKIELKSNETKAVTLTLKYPGTHEFTVSVRDKLGAESTRELVIYDGAKEVETITFTSGTGEPKALEKAVEDVQSNYITAKAEDGVTDAITDVSQQPFEGGENPTATTADYSTAFEAFEPYYYNTIALDTVDSDVQALLIEYINTSFKDGNLAIAVIGDKGSVDINKRMENASKIDNYPIVYFASDFINSDGETVSGPEAIAKAAGVIAATPSSKSIVRTEMPGAAKLTERLKNSQYENAVRNGLLLLSVNADGKVVFDSGVNTLINPDEEKQDNGWKKIKRAKVRHETFYRLDCEMDKLIGKVNGTKDGIANVIQRGQAVLDTMADEGKLIDPTFKLDTNKGYGADYGYFVVNAVDVDTLERIFIHYKWKYSENS, from the coding sequence ATGGGATATGTTTATGAAGACGGTAAGGAGTACCCTCGTGCCGGTGTTTACAGACGTTCAAGTAACGGTAATGTCAACAATGCGGTAGCGTCTGCTTTAGACGGTATAGGAGCATTGCCTATTAAATCTGATTGGGGACCGCTGAATGAAGTCACCATTCATGAAATTGGAACATCTGATGTTACTATGAAAAATACATATGGCACAGGCGGTACAATGAGTGTGGCAGAGGCTTATATGGATGGCGGCTTAGATAAGTTGTACTTAGTTCGTTTAGGAACAGGCGGTAAGAGCGGCAAGATTGAGCTAAAGTCGAATGAAACAAAGGCAGTTACATTGACACTTAAATATCCTGGAACGCATGAATTTACTGTATCAGTACGAGATAAGTTGGGTGCAGAGAGTACAAGAGAACTTGTAATTTATGACGGTGCAAAAGAGGTTGAAACAATCACATTCACTTCCGGTACAGGTGAGCCAAAAGCGTTGGAAAAAGCCGTTGAAGATGTTCAGAGTAATTACATTACTGCAAAGGCTGAAGATGGTGTTACAGACGCTATTACAGACGTTTCACAGCAACCGTTTGAGGGCGGCGAAAATCCTACCGCTACGACAGCCGATTACAGTACGGCATTTGAAGCATTTGAGCCGTATTACTATAACACAATCGCACTGGATACAGTCGATTCGGATGTACAAGCATTGCTGATAGAATATATCAATACGTCATTTAAAGACGGTAATCTTGCTATTGCTGTTATAGGTGATAAGGGTAGTGTAGATATAAACAAGAGAATGGAGAATGCGTCTAAGATAGACAATTATCCTATTGTTTATTTTGCAAGCGATTTTATCAATTCTGACGGTGAAACTGTCAGCGGACCTGAGGCAATAGCCAAGGCGGCAGGTGTTATAGCTGCAACGCCATCAAGTAAAAGTATCGTTCGTACAGAAATGCCTGGTGCGGCAAAACTTACAGAACGACTAAAGAACAGCCAATACGAAAATGCGGTAAGAAACGGATTGTTACTACTATCTGTTAATGCAGACGGCAAGGTTGTTTTTGACAGCGGTGTTAATACACTGATTAATCCTGATGAAGAAAAACAGGATAACGGCTGGAAGAAAATCAAACGAGCAAAAGTAAGACATGAAACATTCTATCGCTTGGACTGTGAAATGGATAAATTAATCGGAAAAGTCAATGGTACAAAAGACGGTATTGCAAATGTTATCCAACGTGGTCAAGCTGTGCTTGATACCATGGCTGACGAGGGCAAGCTTATTGACCCTACATTTAAGCTTGATACCAATAAGGGGTACGGCGCCGATTATGGCTATTTCGTAGTCAATGCAGTTGATGTTGATACATTAGAGCGTATTTTCATTCATTACAAATGGAAATACAGCGAAAATTCTTAA
- a CDS encoding phage tail tube protein — protein MAAGNNSTLDTTELMTGKDGKLFVEVNGVNTFLAEINEFKVAMNVNTAEYQGVGSILVGTVPTGVTFDLTYTEAVIRDDVIMAPLLTAIQNGYLPVYNFQGVNTKPDGSSEGRIAFNNAVPNGTIDLMSLTPGDVIKRANSFRLNSIPKMISEMAAKHLYN, from the coding sequence ATGGCAGCTGGAAACAACAGTACATTAGATACAACTGAATTAATGACAGGTAAAGACGGAAAATTATTTGTTGAAGTTAATGGTGTTAATACATTTCTTGCTGAAATCAATGAGTTTAAAGTTGCAATGAATGTAAACACTGCTGAATATCAAGGTGTTGGTTCAATTTTGGTGGGAACTGTTCCGACAGGTGTAACATTTGATTTGACATATACCGAAGCGGTAATCAGAGATGATGTTATAATGGCACCGTTACTTACTGCAATACAAAATGGATACCTTCCGGTATACAATTTTCAAGGTGTTAATACTAAGCCTGATGGCAGCAGTGAGGGACGTATAGCATTTAACAATGCCGTACCAAACGGAACGATTGACTTGATGAGTTTAACTCCTGGTGATGTAATCAAGAGAGCAAACTCATTCAGATTGAATTCTATTCCAAAGATGATTTCAGAAATGGCAGCAAAGCACCTTTACAACTAA
- a CDS encoding DEAD/DEAH box helicase family protein: MMTKTLEIFQKRIPLYRKNIKLFAWEMFKFIPDKWQDDVFCDIVTDNRITVKSGQGVGKTAITAIILLWFLSCFSYPRIVATAPTKQQLNDVLWSEVAKWQEKSPVLKKILKWTKTYVYMKGHDKRWFAVAKTATKPENMQGFHEDNMLFIVDEASGVADTIMEAILGTLSGENNKLLMLGNPTKTSGVFYDSHTVDRALYKCHTVNSENVARVNKKNIENLKKKYGKDSNVVRVRVYGEFPTQEDDVFIPLSIIEQCSSKLYELPDNNKLPYIILGVDIARFGNDETIIYRNAQGRLKIMAERKGQDLMATAGDVIRIYKKTINEFPEYRGKIYVNIDDTGLGGGVTDRLKEVKKEQQLYRLAVVPINAAEKIETDTKAGKEAAEYYNDLTTHMWACLKELIEHKEIEVEDDADTVAQLSTRKYRIASNGKIEIEGKDEMKKRGLKSPDRGDAAALSVYLGKIKKYTGSMPNISDGLKKESEWMMR; the protein is encoded by the coding sequence ATGATGACTAAAACGCTTGAGATATTTCAAAAGCGTATTCCTCTTTACAGGAAAAACATAAAATTGTTTGCATGGGAAATGTTCAAATTCATACCGGACAAATGGCAAGATGATGTGTTTTGCGATATAGTTACCGATAATCGTATTACCGTAAAATCGGGGCAGGGTGTGGGAAAGACAGCAATAACGGCAATAATCCTATTGTGGTTTTTGAGTTGCTTTTCATACCCGAGAATAGTTGCAACGGCTCCGACCAAACAACAACTGAATGATGTATTGTGGTCCGAAGTTGCAAAATGGCAAGAAAAAAGCCCTGTGCTGAAAAAAATATTGAAATGGACCAAGACATATGTTTATATGAAAGGTCACGATAAGCGGTGGTTTGCGGTGGCGAAAACGGCAACAAAACCCGAAAATATGCAAGGTTTTCACGAAGATAATATGTTGTTCATAGTAGACGAGGCTTCAGGTGTTGCGGACACCATTATGGAAGCTATACTTGGTACATTGTCAGGTGAAAATAACAAGTTATTGATGTTAGGAAATCCGACAAAGACTTCTGGCGTGTTTTATGACAGCCACACGGTAGACAGAGCATTATATAAATGTCATACGGTCAATTCCGAGAATGTGGCGAGGGTAAATAAAAAAAATATAGAAAACCTGAAAAAGAAATACGGCAAGGACAGCAATGTTGTTCGTGTTCGTGTATATGGTGAATTCCCGACACAAGAAGATGATGTATTTATACCGCTCTCTATAATTGAACAGTGCAGCAGTAAGTTGTATGAACTTCCCGACAACAATAAATTACCCTATATTATATTAGGTGTAGATATAGCTCGTTTCGGAAATGACGAAACTATTATATATCGTAATGCGCAAGGAAGATTAAAAATCATGGCCGAGCGTAAAGGTCAAGATTTGATGGCGACTGCTGGTGACGTTATAAGAATATATAAAAAAACAATCAATGAATTTCCCGAATACAGAGGGAAAATATATGTCAACATTGATGATACGGGCTTAGGCGGCGGCGTGACGGATAGATTAAAAGAAGTCAAAAAGGAACAACAGCTATATAGATTAGCCGTTGTTCCTATTAATGCTGCTGAAAAAATTGAAACTGATACAAAGGCAGGTAAAGAGGCGGCAGAGTATTATAATGACCTTACAACACATATGTGGGCGTGCCTGAAAGAATTAATCGAACATAAAGAAATTGAAGTGGAAGATGACGCTGATACAGTAGCACAGCTTTCAACACGAAAATATAGAATAGCTTCAAACGGAAAGATTGAGATTGAGGGCAAAGACGAAATGAAAAAGCGTGGATTAAAATCACCCGACAGAGGAGATGCCGCCGCATTATCGGTATATCTTGGAAAGATAAAGAAATACACAGGCAGTATGCCAAATATCAGTGACGGTCTGAAAAAAGAAAGCGAATGGATGATGAGGTGA
- a CDS encoding XkdF-like putative serine protease domain-containing protein — MKSFNDYIIHKARDEPEKVVKARFNVQKSYEEQRLVFGWANVSARANGEKITDWQEDIIDIDELEKAVYRYVEFYGDGGELHERGGVATMIESMVFTKEKLKALGLPEDALADGWWIGFHVTDESVWKKVKDGTYSMFSIEGEAIREEVEGNAK, encoded by the coding sequence TTGAAAAGTTTTAATGATTACATCATTCACAAGGCAAGGGATGAACCTGAAAAGGTAGTAAAGGCACGTTTCAATGTACAGAAATCATATGAAGAACAACGATTGGTATTTGGTTGGGCGAATGTATCGGCTCGTGCCAACGGCGAAAAAATCACCGATTGGCAGGAAGATATTATTGATATTGACGAACTTGAAAAAGCAGTTTATCGTTATGTTGAGTTTTATGGTGACGGTGGCGAACTTCATGAACGTGGCGGTGTAGCCACAATGATTGAAAGCATGGTGTTCACAAAAGAAAAACTCAAAGCATTAGGTTTGCCTGAAGATGCATTAGCTGACGGTTGGTGGATAGGTTTTCATGTGACGGATGAAAGCGTGTGGAAAAAAGTTAAAGATGGTACATACTCAATGTTCAGTATTGAGGGTGAGGCTATCAGAGAGGAGGTAGAGGGTAATGCCAAATAA
- a CDS encoding phage portal protein family protein: protein MGYMKEFGRAGQKRTGGIFYEEFLPELQGKKGIETYREMADNDDVVGAILFAVDMLIRGCSWDTQPGGNTPADEEAADFVWQCMNDMTETWIDTISEILSMLTYGWSAHEIVYKRRMGRKKDIRLNSKYNDGRIGWQKLPIRSQETLYRWEYDDNDNLLGLTQMPPPKFDLITIPANKLLLFRTKSSKGNPEGRSILRNSYRSWYFKKRIQEIEGIGIERDLAGLPVMTAPEGVDIWDNDDKNMVSARREAERYVKSIRRDSLEGVVKLEGWKLELLTSGGKRNFDTNAIIERYDTRIAMTVLADFIMLGHQSTGTYNLGSDKSQMFSVAIGAYLDMIAEVFNNKAIPDLIDMNGDTFKDITDYPKIIHGEIENRNISELGDFIQKVSSAGFISPDEQLEDYLRDAAKLPERADYSGNGGTSPEKSEFKEE, encoded by the coding sequence ATGGGTTACATGAAAGAATTTGGTCGTGCAGGTCAAAAGCGTACAGGCGGAATTTTTTACGAGGAATTCTTACCGGAACTGCAAGGAAAAAAGGGTATAGAAACATATCGTGAAATGGCTGACAATGATGATGTAGTTGGAGCTATTTTATTTGCGGTTGATATGCTAATACGAGGTTGTTCATGGGACACTCAACCGGGCGGCAATACTCCAGCGGATGAGGAAGCGGCTGATTTTGTGTGGCAATGTATGAATGATATGACTGAAACGTGGATTGACACAATATCAGAAATATTGTCTATGTTGACATACGGATGGAGTGCTCACGAAATTGTATATAAGCGTCGAATGGGACGTAAAAAAGATATTCGTCTGAACAGTAAATATAATGACGGTCGAATAGGGTGGCAGAAGTTACCGATACGTTCACAGGAAACTTTGTACAGATGGGAATATGATGATAATGATAATCTGTTGGGATTAACGCAAATGCCACCGCCGAAGTTTGATTTAATCACAATTCCTGCAAATAAATTATTGCTATTCCGTACGAAAAGCAGTAAAGGAAACCCCGAAGGACGCAGTATATTGCGTAATTCGTACCGCTCTTGGTACTTTAAAAAGCGAATACAAGAAATTGAGGGTATAGGAATTGAACGTGATTTGGCAGGTTTACCTGTAATGACCGCGCCTGAAGGTGTTGATATATGGGATAATGATGATAAAAACATGGTCAGTGCAAGACGTGAAGCGGAACGATATGTTAAAAGTATACGTCGCGATTCATTGGAGGGAGTTGTAAAGCTTGAAGGCTGGAAGCTGGAATTACTTACAAGCGGCGGAAAGCGTAATTTTGATACAAACGCTATTATTGAAAGATATGATACACGAATTGCAATGACGGTCTTAGCTGATTTTATAATGTTGGGACATCAGAGTACAGGAACATATAATCTCGGCAGTGATAAGTCACAGATGTTTTCTGTGGCAATAGGTGCGTATCTTGATATGATAGCGGAAGTGTTTAACAACAAAGCTATCCCCGATTTAATAGATATGAATGGTGATACATTTAAAGATATTACGGATTATCCAAAGATAATACATGGCGAAATTGAAAATAGAAATATAAGTGAACTTGGTGACTTTATTCAGAAAGTTTCAAGTGCAGGGTTTATTTCGCCCGATGAACAACTTGAAGATTATCTTCGTGACGCCGCAAAGCTGCCGGAACGTGCAGATTACTCCGGTAATGGCGGAACATCACCCGAAAAGAGCGAATTCAAAGAGGAATAA